One window from the genome of Eucalyptus grandis isolate ANBG69807.140 chromosome 7, ASM1654582v1, whole genome shotgun sequence encodes:
- the LOC104455566 gene encoding momilactone A synthase, translated as MLRSLAREFQLVAPAAFRRRLASYSTGDGGVAGGAADGKRLVGKVALITGGASGLGKATAHEFIQNGAQVIIVDIDSEIGPQTAQGLGPSAHYVRCDVTDESQVADAVDAAVARHGKLDIMYNNAGVTGPAYPPSIADLELDKFDEVMRINLRGAVAGIKHAARVMIPAGSGSILCTSSISGILAGLGPHPYTVSKFAIPGLVKSAAAELCRHGIRINCISPAPIPTPMSVGQIAQFYPGLTQEQVARIINGLGELKGAHCEDADVAKAALYLASDEAKYVTGHNLVVDGGFTCYKNLSFPSPDQVV; from the exons ATGCTCCGATCTCTTGCCAg GGAGTTCCAGCTCGTGGCCCCCGCCGCGTTCCGGAGGCGCCTGGCGTCCTACTCCACCGGAGATGGCGGAGTTGCCGGTGGCGCGGCCGACGGCAAGAG GCTTGTGGGCAAAGTGGCCCTTATAACTGGAGGAGCCAGTGGGCTTGGTAAGGCCACGGCCCATGAATTCATCCAAAATGGAGCCCAGGTCATCATTGTGGACATTGACTCAGAGATCGGCCCTCAAACGGCCCAAGGCTTAGGCCCCTCGGCCCACTACGTGCGCTGCGACGTGACGGACGAGTCCCAGGTGGCTGATGCAGTGGATGCTGCGGTGGCCCGCCATGGGAAGTTGGACATCATGTACAACAATGCCGGCGTGACGGGCCCAGCATATCCCCCGAGCATCGCCGACCTCGAACTAGACAAGTTCGACGAGGTCATGCGGATCAACCTCCGTGGTGCGGTCGCCGGGATTAAGCACGCGGCACGGGTCATGATACCGGCGGGCTCGGGGTCAATCCTGTGCACGTCCAGCATCAGCGGGATCTTGGCTGGGCTAGGGCCCCATCCCTACACGGTATCCAAATTCGCGATCCCGGGGCTCGTGAAGTCAGCCGCCGCCGAGCTGTGCCGCCACGGGATCAGGATCAACTGTATCTCCCCCGCCCCAATCCCGACCCCGATGTCGGTGGGCCAAATAGCACAGTTTTACCCTGGCCTGACGCAAGAGCAGGTGGCCAGGATCATAAACGGGCTCGGGGAGCTTAAAGGGGCCCATTGCGAGGACGCCGACGTGGCCAAGGCCGCCTTGTACCTGGCGTCGGACGAGGCCAAGTACGTGACGGGCCACAACCTGGTGGTGGATGGAGGGTTCACTTGCTACAAAAATTTGAGCTTCCCTTCACCGGATCAAGTTGTGTGA